The sequence CTTTCGAGTTGATGAACCTGGGGCACCTCACGGGCTTCGTGATGAATGCCTTATAGAGGTCACGAATGAAGGGGGTGTCCGAATTGCTCAGCAAGAGATGACAACCGCGCGAGTCCAATTCCGAGAAAACATCCGCGAGCCTGGACTGTTCCCGCCGACCGAAAGAGTTCTTCGTGTAGGCCGTGAAATTCGATGTTTCAGAAAGAGGATCGTACGGTGGATCAAAATAAATGAAATCCTTCGCTTTGGCCGAGTTTAGGACGCCTTCGAAATCTCCGTGAGCAAGCTTGGAAGTCCGAAGCAGCTTCGAAGCCAGCAAGAGGTTCTCTTGATCCAAAATCTTGGGGTTCTTGTAGCTGCCAAGCGGGACGTTGAATTCTCCTTTGGAATTGACTCGGTACAGTCCATTGAAACACGTCTTATTCAGATAGATCAGTCTCGCCGCCCGCTGAATTTCGGAAAGTCCACGGGGGGATAGCCGTCGGGTTGCGTAGAAGTAGTCTCGATTGTGGTTCTGTTCGTGGGCTCGCAATTCTGCCACTATTGCGTCGACAGAATCCCGGACGGCTTCGTACGCGACAACTAATTCCTCGTTCGAGTCGATCAAGACCGCCTCGTCCGGCGCCAAATCGAAAAACAACGCACCGCCGCCAAGGAACGGCTCGTGGTACCTGCCCATGTTCGGCGGAATGAGGCCCATCGAATGGAATTGGGCGAGGAGTGCTGCCTTTCCGCCGGCCCACTTGACAAACGGTCGAGCCCGCAGTCGCGTGATCCGCGCAAACCTGCCCGACGCTTGGCCCATCTAGCGGATCAACTAGGCCGGTCGGAAAGAACGTAGTTACCGCCTAATTACCACTTCTGGTAATAATCGTGAAATGATGTGGTAAGGCATGTTCGGGTTCGATGGCGGACTGGACCAAGATTGCTTTTGTGCGTTCCAGCGAGCTGCGATTCAGAATCCTGGTGGAACTCTCGGCATCCAAGTTGCTTCCCGGCGAGTTAGTCGAAAGACTCGAAAAACACGCTTCGCATGTTAGTCGGGCGCTAGGCGAACTCTCGGAGGCGGGACTCGCGGTCTGTCTCGCACCCACTGTGGCCAAGGGGAGGTACTATGACATCACGCCTGCGGGGCGCGTGGTTCTCGCGGAGATAGCAAAGGCCGCCATGGCCCGGGGCAAGGACGAATGAGCCCGAAGACCTCAGAAGCGCCGGCCGAGGCCACTCTCAAGGCGATGGTAGAGCTGACGCACGTCCGGTTTTTGGAAGCGATAAGAAATCGAGATCATGTGCTGATTGAGGGCACGCGCGTAGAAGTAGGTGAGTCCCACGCGCCAAAGGCATTTTCTCCGGCGGCCTCGTACCGACCAGAATCATTTACCGTTTGGTCTTTTCCAGACCGCGGCTCCTGGGCCACCCACTCCGGTTCCTATCGCGGCAACTGGTCTCCGTACATTCCCCGCAATCTCATCCTCCACTACACTCGACCCGGCGATCTCGTTCTCGATCAGATGCTCGGCTCCGGTACCACCCTCGTCGAGTGCAAGCTTCTCGGCCGTAACGCCGTTGGCGTGGACATCAATCCTGATGCTCTCCTCGTTGCGCGCGACCGGTTGAACTTTCCCTACTCTTCTCTCGATCCGGAGTACAAACCGCCTCGCATCCGTACCTTTCTCGGTGATGCTCGTCGTCTTGACAAGTTGGAGGATTCCTCCGTCGATCTCATCGCGACGCATCCGCCTTACGCGTTCATCATTCCCTACTCGGAGGGACGCATCGCGGGCGATCTCTCTTCGCTTCGTAAGCTCGACGATTTCCTCTTGGCGATGGGAGAGGTCGCCCGCGAGTCGCTGCGAGTCCTCAAACCGGGAAAACACGCCGGGATCCTCATGGGGGACACGAGGAAAGGGCGGCATTACGTCCCGATGGCGATGCGAGTTATGCAAGCGTTTCTGGACGCGGGCTTTCTTCTCAAAGAGGACGTCATCAAGGTGCAGCACAATACGAAGGGCACGCGCGAGAACTGGAAGGCGGAGAGGTACGACTTCTACAAGATCGCCCACGAGCACCTGTTCGTGTTCAGAAAGCCCGAGGACGAGCAGGATGTGAAGGACCACAAGTTGAGCCGGAAGTGGTGGTGAAGCCTTTATCCGGGAAGATCAATCGGGGCCCCGTTGTCGACCCTTGACCTCCATCCGGCCCGGGGCTCCACGCGATTCACCCTCCGGGGCCTTTTTCGCGACGAACACCACGCCCAACAGAAGACGGAAGCCTTGGTTCGTGACGGTTTCGTCGCGTGGAACGCTCCAATAGAATCGCCTCGCGGCAATCAGATTTTTCTTGTGGCCGCGAGACACGACGTGACGCCTCTCCGGAGGGCGGGGATCCCGCACACCCATAGCGTCGACTGGGAAGCGACGCGGCTGGCGATCGCCGTGTTTCGCCGGATGCTCCGCGCGGGCCGGGCCGCGGGTCGAACCCCGCGATGGTACAAGAGCTTGGACGTGGCGGCGTTGCATTCATGCATCCAGCGGTACAAATGGAACGGCCCTCGTCTGGACGTTGCCACCGACATTCTCTCCTCGACGATACTGACACACCCGTTTCCAAACGCGAACCACCGCACAGCCTTAGAACTCGCTCGCCTCTACTTGGCGAGCGAGGGTGTCCCTTGGCCGGGATTCGACCTCCGAGGAAGGGGGGCACGGCGGCTATTCCGCCAGACGCACACATTCTTCCGCGAGAGCAAGTACCTCCTCCAACTCGTCCGCCACCAGAACATGGTGCGACTGGCCTTCGAGGAGGGCTGGACTCGTTTGGGCATCGGCGAGAGCTCGGAGGCGGTGATTCGAGACGTCGATCTCACGAAGACCGCCCAAGAGTTGCGGGCGGCTCATCAGGAGCTGTGCTCCATGACGATAATGAGCTTGGCGGGTGAGAAATCGAAAACAGGCCTGGCGGAGCCCGGGAAGAGAAGGCCCCGGGAGTGGGTCGCGTGGTTCCGTTTGTGACGCCCGTTTCAATCCGGAAGTTGGGCGAAGGCCGTTTCGGATTCTTCCAGTAACGCTCGCCTCTCAGGCTTGAAGCGGAATAGCACGCGGCCGTCGATTCGTTCAACCAAGGGCCTGGTGGCCTGGCGGCGTCTTTCGGAGCCACTCATCCACCATCCATGGCTGTTCGGCTCGCTTATAGGTTTCGCCTAATGGAATGCAATTCGTGCCGCGGCAAGTGGTCCATCCGCGTCTCCCGCAACCTCGCGGTGCACATTCTAACGCCGGCTATCTCGTCCTTGATCAGATGCTTGGCTCCGGTACTACTCTCGTCGAGTGCAAGCTCCTGGGTCGTAACGCGGTCGGTGTGGACATCAATCCCGATGCGCTTCTGGTCGCTCGCGACCGGTTGAACTTCCCCTACTCTTCCTTGGATCCCGAGTACAAGGCCCCTCGGATCCGCACGTTCTTGGGTGACGCCCGTCGTCTCGACAAGTTGGAGGACTCGTCGGTGGATCTCGTCGCGACTCACCCGCCTTACGCGTTCATCATTCCATACTCGGAGGGGCGGCTTGCGGGGGATCTATCCTCGCTGCGAAAGCTCGACGACTTCCTCGCCGCCATGCTCGACGTCGCCAAGGAGACCTACCGCGTCCTGAAGCCTGGAAAACACGCCGGCATCCTCATGGGTGACACGCGCAAAGGCCGTCACTACGTCCCGATGGCGATGAGGGTGATGCAAGCGTTTCTAGACGCGGGCTTTCTTCTCAAAGAGGACGTAATCAAGGTCCAGCACAATACCAAGGGTACGCGGGAGAATTGGAAGGCGGAGCGGTACGACTTCTACAAAATAGCGCACGAGCACCTCTTTGTTTTTCAAAAGCCGGAAAACGAGGAGGACGCGAAGGAGCACAAGTTGAGCAGGAAGTGGTGGTAGGGCCGGCCGCGTACCTACGCGTTCAAGATTTTCCTGAGGTTTTCCCTAAGGGGCGGCAAATCCTCCGCCACGGTCTTCCAAACCGTTTCGATGTCGATCGTGAAGTAGCCGTGGATCAAGCGGTGCCTCGTATCCACGATGTCACGCCAGGGAATTCCCGGCGTCGCCCGTTTTTCGCCCTCCGACACGTGATTCGCCGCTTCGCCGAGTATTTCCAAGAGGTGCACGATGGCGAACGCGGTCCTATTGTCCTTCCGCAGGAGCGCCAGATCCATGCCGCCCGCGAATTCGAGAATACGTTCGGTGGCGTCCAGCATATGCTGGATGCGTTCGCGGTCAGGCTTCTGCATATTGGACTTCGGCCGCCTTGACTACCCTTTCTCTGAAGTAAGGACTCAGGTCGTCGGGCGTTCGCATGTCAACCTGGCGATTACCCGCGAGAGCGGAGAATTCCCTTTGCATCTCGGCAAGTCGGAACAGGCTTGGCGTGTGTCCCGGCTCAAACTCGACAAGCACGTCGATGTCGCTGTCCGGCCGGAAGTCGTCTCGCAACGCCGACCCAAAAACGGACAATCGGCTGATGTGGTGTGCCTTGCAAAAGGCGCGGAGTTCCTTGGGTTCCAATTTGATGCGCTTATGCATGCCCGTTGGGAATCGGGCGTACAAGGATATTAGGTCTTCGTATGGGGCCGCCTTGGGATTTGTGTTTCGCCATTGGCGTTCCCCGGCATGGGCTTCTTGGCCACGCCCTCCGGCTCCTATCGCGGCCACTGGTCTCCGTACATCCCTCGCAATCTCATGCTCCACTCCACACGACGCGGTGATCTCGTCCTCGATCAGATGCTCGGCTCCGATACCACTCTCGTCGAGTGCAAGGCCTCTACTTGACGAGCGAGAGCGTCCCTTGGCCGGGATTCGACCTCCGAGGAAGGGGCGCACGGCGGTTATTCCGCCAGACGTACACATTCTTCAGCGAGAGCAAGTACCTCCTCCAACTCGTCCGCCACCAGAATATGGTGGGACTGGCCTTCGAGGAGGGCTGGACCCATGTTGGGATTGGCGAAAACACGGAGGCCGAGATCAGGGCCTCCGACTTTCACATGACTGCCTTGCAAGTCCGTGAGGAGCACCGCAACCTCTGCTCCGTGACCATGCGAGGGCTCGCCGATCCGAAAGTCGTGGATGTGCTCGAAGCGACGGGAATCAAGACGCTTCGGGAGTGGGTATCGTGGTACCGGGGATGACCGTGCGGTCAGTCCATCAAGCGAGAGAACGCCCGGGCGGTTTCTTCAAGAAACTTGCGCCGTTCTGCCTT is a genomic window of Euryarchaeota archaeon containing:
- a CDS encoding class I SAM-dependent methyltransferase codes for the protein MLGSGTTLVECKLLGRNAVGVDINPDALLVARDRLNFPYSSLDPEYKAPRIRTFLGDARRLDKLEDSSVDLVATHPPYAFIIPYSEGRLAGDLSSLRKLDDFLAAMLDVAKETYRVLKPGKHAGILMGDTRKGRHYVPMAMRVMQAFLDAGFLLKEDVIKVQHNTKGTRENWKAERYDFYKIAHEHLFVFQKPENEEDAKEHKLSRKWW
- a CDS encoding methyltransferase domain-containing protein, with the translated sequence MVELTHVRFLEAIRNRDHVLIEGTRVEVGESHAPKAFSPAASYRPESFTVWSFPDRGSWATHSGSYRGNWSPYIPRNLILHYTRPGDLVLDQMLGSGTTLVECKLLGRNAVGVDINPDALLVARDRLNFPYSSLDPEYKPPRIRTFLGDARRLDKLEDSSVDLIATHPPYAFIIPYSEGRIAGDLSSLRKLDDFLLAMGEVARESLRVLKPGKHAGILMGDTRKGRHYVPMAMRVMQAFLDAGFLLKEDVIKVQHNTKGTRENWKAERYDFYKIAHEHLFVFRKPEDEQDVKDHKLSRKWW
- a CDS encoding DNA adenine methylase codes for the protein MGQASGRFARITRLRARPFVKWAGGKAALLAQFHSMGLIPPNMGRYHEPFLGGGALFFDLAPDEAVLIDSNEELVVAYEAVRDSVDAIVAELRAHEQNHNRDYFYATRRLSPRGLSEIQRAARLIYLNKTCFNGLYRVNSKGEFNVPLGSYKNPKILDQENLLLASKLLRTSKLAHGDFEGVLNSAKAKDFIYFDPPYDPLSETSNFTAYTKNSFGRREQSRLADVFSELDSRGCHLLLSNSDTPFIRDLYKAFITKPVRCPRFINSKGTGRGNVDEIVVTNLERPTTAPKAGRIDDFTRETVYR
- a CDS encoding nucleotidyltransferase family protein; this encodes MHKRIKLEPKELRAFCKAHHISRLSVFGSALRDDFRPDSDIDVLVEFEPGHTPSLFRLAEMQREFSALAGNRQVDMRTPDDLSPYFRERVVKAAEVQYAEA
- a CDS encoding DUF86 domain-containing protein, producing the protein MQKPDRERIQHMLDATERILEFAGGMDLALLRKDNRTAFAIVHLLEILGEAANHVSEGEKRATPGIPWRDIVDTRHRLIHGYFTIDIETVWKTVAEDLPPLRENLRKILNA